The genomic window TCAAGGGTGGTTGGAGCGGGGGCCGGGCGGCACCGGGCGTGGGGACGAGCCGTTCGTGCCGGTGTCCTGGGAGACCGCGCTGGATCTGCTGTCGGGTGAGTTGGCGCGGGTGTATCGCGAGCACGGGGCCGAAGCCGTCTACGGCGGTTCCTACGGGTGGGCGAGTGCGGGGCGGTTTCATCATGCGCAGAGTCAGGTGCACCGGTTCCTGAACTGTCTGGGCGGGTATGTGCGCCACGTCAACAGCTACAGCCTCGGGGTGTCGACGGTGTTGCTGCCGCATGTGATCGGCGATATCGGCTGGATCATGACGCAGGCGACGTCGAAGGAGTCGCTGGTCGAGCACGCCGAGTTGGTGGTGGCGTTCGGCGGGTTGTCCCCGAAGAACTCGGCGGTGTCCCCGGGCGGTGTGTCTCGACACAACACGCGGGGCTGGATCGGTGCCGCGCGGGCGCGGGGTTGCCGATTCGTGTCGATTACGCCGCTGCGCGACGACACCCCGGCCGAGGCGGCGGCGGAATGGCTCGCCCCGCGGCCCGGCAGTGACGCGGCGTTGATGCTCGCGCTGGCCCAGGTGCTGGACGCCGAGGGGTTGGCGGACACGGAATTCCTGGACAAGTACACGGTGGGCTATGAGCGTTTCGTCGGCTATGTGCGCGGCGAGGTGGACGGCATCGTCAAGTCGCCGGAATGGGCCGCACCGATCACCGGTCTCACCGTCGAGCGCATCCGGACGCTCGCGCGCGAGATGGCCGCCGCGCGGACCTTGGTGACGGTCGGTTGGTCGCTACAGCGCGCGCAGTACGGTGAGCAGCCGCTGTGGTTGGGGGTGGTGCTCGCGGCGATGCTGGGCCAGATCGGGCTGCCCGGCGGCGGGTTCGGGCACGGTTACGGGTCGGCGGCGAGCCTGGGTGAGCCCGCTCGGAAATTCTCGCCGCCGCGGCTGCCGCAAGGACCGAACGGGGTCGACACGTTCATTCCGGTGGCGCGGATCTCCGACATGCTGCTCAATCCCGGCCAGTCCTTCGAATACAACGGGCAGCACCTGGTGTATCCCGACATTCGGCTGGTGTACTGGGCGGGCGGCAATCCCTTTCACCACCACCAGGATCTGGCCCGGCTGCGGGAGGCGTTCACCCGGCCCGAGACGGTGGTGGTGCACGATCCGTTCTGGACGTCGACCGCTCGGCACGCCGACATCGTGCTCCCCTCGACCATGACCATCGAACGCGACGACTACGGCGCGGGTGAGAACGACCGCGTGTTCTTCGCGATGAAGGCGATCACCCGTCCGCACGGCGAGGCGCGGGACGACTACGCCATCTTCGGTGAGTTGGCTGAACGTCTGGGTGTCGGAAAGGAATTCACCGAGGGCCGCACCGTCGTCGAATGGTTGCGCCACCTCTACGAGGAATGGCGGCAGCGGCACACTGAGCATGACCTGCCCGACTTCGACACCTTCTGGGCGAGCGAGCACATCGAATTGCCGGTGCCCGACCCGCAGCAGGTGCTCGGCGCGGACTTTCGCGCCGACCCGCAGCGGTTCCCGCTCACCACGCCCAGCGGCAAGATCGAGATCTTCTCCGAAACCATCGACAGCTTCGGTTACGCCGATTGCCCGGGCCATCCGGTGTGGCTGGAACCCGACGAGTGGTTGGGCGGTCCGGCCGCCGCCGAGTTTCCCCTCCAGTTGATCGCCAACCAGCCACGCTCCAAGCTGCACAGCCAACTCGACGTCGGCGCCTACAGTCAATCCACCAAAGTTGCTGGGCGCGAACCGGTTCGACTACATCCCGACGACGCCGCCGCGCGCGGTCTGCGTGATGGCGACGTGGTCCGCGTCTTCAGCAAACAAGGTAGCTGCCTGGCCGGCCTGATCATCGACGACGCCGTCCGCCAAGGAGTAGCGCAACTGTCCACCGGCGCCTGGTACGACCCAGACCCCACCGACCCCGCCTTCTGCCGCCACGGCAACCCGAACGTCCTCACCCCCGACCGCCCCTCGTCAACCCTCAGCCAAGGCAGCACCGGCCAACTATGCCTCGTCGACATCGAGCGATACGAACCCGACCTCCCAGACCTGACCGTCAATCGTCCGCCCGCAATCATGATCAACGGGACATGACGGCGGGCTTACTCGCACAACGCTTCCACCATGTCCCGTTGCTGGCACGGAACGGTGGCCCTGGGGGGGGGGGGGCACTCTCGGTGTCCTGCGACCATCGGGCGGATCTGGCCGAGGATGACTTCGTCTCGGTACTGCTACGCAGTCGCGGGCGTGCGCTCAGATCAGGTTCAGCAGCCGCAGATCGGCGACGTACTTCTCGATCAATGCGGGTGACAGGTGCGGAATGTCGCGCTGTGGGCCCAGTCCCGCTGCCTGCACGGCCGTTTGGAATTCTTTGGCGGGCAGTGCCGCGCCACGCAGCGGGGCTTCTGGTTGTTGGAATGCGTGCAGTAGCGGAATGATCGAGTGCTGGCGTTGGCGTTCCGGCAGGGCCAGCAGTGCGGTGGTGAACCGCGACAGCCAGGTCGGGTAGTCATCGAGGCATTGGATGGGGTGTCCGGCCTCGATGAGCCAGTCGACGAAGGTGTCCAGGGAGATGCCGTCGTCGTGCGGGTTGATCACGTCGAAAGTCTGGTAGCCGGACGTGGTCTGCGGGCCGAGGGCGGTGATGGCCGCC from Nocardia iowensis includes these protein-coding regions:
- a CDS encoding molybdopterin-dependent oxidoreductase; protein product: MTTHLTHWGAFEADSDGDRLTAVRPWRDDPEPMRLIENVASAQHHPTRVDQPYVRQGWLERGPGGTGRGDEPFVPVSWETALDLLSGELARVYREHGAEAVYGGSYGWASAGRFHHAQSQVHRFLNCLGGYVRHVNSYSLGVSTVLLPHVIGDIGWIMTQATSKESLVEHAELVVAFGGLSPKNSAVSPGGVSRHNTRGWIGAARARGCRFVSITPLRDDTPAEAAAEWLAPRPGSDAALMLALAQVLDAEGLADTEFLDKYTVGYERFVGYVRGEVDGIVKSPEWAAPITGLTVERIRTLAREMAAARTLVTVGWSLQRAQYGEQPLWLGVVLAAMLGQIGLPGGGFGHGYGSAASLGEPARKFSPPRLPQGPNGVDTFIPVARISDMLLNPGQSFEYNGQHLVYPDIRLVYWAGGNPFHHHQDLARLREAFTRPETVVVHDPFWTSTARHADIVLPSTMTIERDDYGAGENDRVFFAMKAITRPHGEARDDYAIFGELAERLGVGKEFTEGRTVVEWLRHLYEEWRQRHTEHDLPDFDTFWASEHIELPVPDPQQVLGADFRADPQRFPLTTPSGKIEIFSETIDSFGYADCPGHPVWLEPDEWLGGPAAAEFPLQLIANQPRSKLHSQLDVGAYSQSTKVAGREPVRLHPDDAAARGLRDGDVVRVFSKQGSCLAGLIIDDAVRQGVAQLSTGAWYDPDPTDPAFCRHGNPNVLTPDRPSSTLSQGSTGQLCLVDIERYEPDLPDLTVNRPPAIMINGT